A window of Adhaeribacter arboris genomic DNA:
CGCTTAAGCCTAATAATAACAGCGAAAAGTAAAAATTAGTAGATAAGCCAAACAAAATCATACATACTCCAAAACCCGCCACGCACAATAACATTTTTTTGCCGGCATCTATTTTTATGGGATGATGGGTAATATAAACCGCCATGGCCACCGAACCCAAAGCCGGAGCGGCCCGCAAAAAACCTAAGCCTTGGGGACCCGTGTGCAAAATTTCGGAAGCAAAAATAGGCAATAAAGCCACCGCCCCACCAAACAAAACCGCAAATAAATCCAAGGAGATAGCGCTTAAAATAACCTGATTATTAAACACAAACCGGATTCCGGAAAGCAGACTTTCTTTAATGGGCAAACGTTGGGTATTTTCGGGCAAAGGCTTGGCAGCAATTAAAAAGAAAAATAATAAAGCCATCAGCGTTAACCCTACATCGGCACTGTACGACGCCTGAACGCCAAAGAATCCGTAGAGTAAGCCGCCAATGGCCGGGCCAGCCACAGAGGCTCCCTGCCAGGTTGTGCTCGACCAGCTAACCGCATTTATATACCAGGTTTTATCAGGCAATAATTGCGGCATAAACGAGAAAGTAGCTGGTCCGAAAAACCCCCGGGCAATTCCGCTTAGAAATATAACCGAGTAAATAGGAATGGTGCCCAAAACTGCCATGCTCTGGTGAATATTAAAAGAATATACCAGCAAAGCCGAAGAACATACCAGCAATACCAACACACACGTAATAATAATTTTTTTCCGGCTGGTGCTATCGGCTACGTGGCCGGCGTATAGCGCTACTATTATAGAAGGGATTGCTTCGGCTAAACCAATTAAACCTAAAGCCAAAGGGTCTTGGGTTAGATCATAAATTTGCCAACCTACTATTACCGATTGAATTTGTAAGGCCAGCGTTAAACTTAAGCGAGCCAAAACAAACAACCGAAACTCCGGTATTTTTAAAACCGCGTAGGGGTCGTGTTTTACGGCACTTTTTTCTATTCCCATGTAACTTATTTTAACATGTACCGGGTGCGTTTTGCTCTAAACGTACCCGGTAAAATACAGACTAACTAAAAAAATGCAGGCATGGTTGCTTTTTTTATTTTTAAAAAGCAACTCGTTGCTGATTAATGCCAACTTGTTTTCAGGAATTCTTAGATAATCCGGAATATTTTTCTGCAATAATTGTAATACATAAATTTTATTGTAATACTTCTTTTATTTAAAAAGTTAGAAGCGTTTACGGAATTATTTGCTAAATTTTAAACTAAAAATCAGTTTCACTTAAACTAATTATTTAAAAATCTTACCTTTATCTCCTAATAATTTTATTGCTCGTGAAACTTAGAAATTACTATTCGGCCGGCATTTTTGCTTTTATCATCTGGGGATTTATTGTTTTTCCGCTTCGGGCGGTAGCTGCTTTCCCGAGTGGGCAGATTTTATATTTCCGGGTATTATTTGCCATGCTGGGCTTAGGGGTAATCACCTTTTTATTCCGGCGCGATAGTTTGAAGCAAACCTGGCAGGCTTACCAGTCGGAGACCTTGCGTAATAAACGCCGTTTTGTAATTTTTACCGTGCTGGGTGGTTTGTTGCTGATGGTAAACTGGCTGGTATTCATCTATGTTATCAACCATATCGATATTCAGACGGGTTCTTTTTCGTATTTGCTTTGCCCTATTCTAACGGCATTATTAGGTTTTCTGCTTTTGAAAGAAGAGCTGCGTTCTAATCAGTGGTTAGCCATTGGCATTAGTATTATAAGTTGTTGCTTGATTGGCACGGGAGCACTTACCAATTTATTTTATTCTTTGGTGGTGGCCTTGAGTTATGCCTTTTTCTTAATTACCCAACGGGTTTTAAAACAATACGATAAACTGGTTTTGCTCACGTTGCAACTAATTATTGTATTTGCCTGCATTGGCCCGTTTTACTCGTTTTTTAAAGGTACTGATGCTAGCCATGCCCCCGA
This region includes:
- a CDS encoding MFS transporter, with amino-acid sequence MGIEKSAVKHDPYAVLKIPEFRLFVLARLSLTLALQIQSVIVGWQIYDLTQDPLALGLIGLAEAIPSIIVALYAGHVADSTSRKKIIITCVLVLLVCSSALLVYSFNIHQSMAVLGTIPIYSVIFLSGIARGFFGPATFSFMPQLLPDKTWYINAVSWSSTTWQGASVAGPAIGGLLYGFFGVQASYSADVGLTLMALLFFFLIAAKPLPENTQRLPIKESLLSGIRFVFNNQVILSAISLDLFAVLFGGAVALLPIFASEILHTGPQGLGFLRAAPALGSVAMAVYITHHPIKIDAGKKMLLCVAGFGVCMILFGLSTNFYFSLLLLGLSGVFDSISVIIRSTLMQTLTPEHMKGRVSSVNNIFVGSSNEIGSFESGAVAKLMGVVSSVVFGGCMTLLVVGITAFKADKLRKLNL
- a CDS encoding EamA family transporter encodes the protein MKLRNYYSAGIFAFIIWGFIVFPLRAVAAFPSGQILYFRVLFAMLGLGVITFLFRRDSLKQTWQAYQSETLRNKRRFVIFTVLGGLLLMVNWLVFIYVINHIDIQTGSFSYLLCPILTALLGFLLLKEELRSNQWLAIGISIISCCLIGTGALTNLFYSLVVALSYAFFLITQRVLKQYDKLVLLTLQLIIVFACIGPFYSFFKGTDASHAPDFSFYGAIIVISFLFTILPLFLNMYALKELTSGTIGILMYINPIINFLIAFLYFQEKTSPEKAIAYGLIFLSVVIYNLPARKKTAPKRMAVPAIK